The following proteins come from a genomic window of Solwaraspora sp. WMMA2065:
- the mnhG gene encoding monovalent cation/H(+) antiporter subunit G: MNGWNVLAGVLLGAGTLLIGITGLGMLRLPDVYNRMNAVAKAASLGLVLILLGALTLLPSPRTAVVVTLAVLLQVVTAPVGGYALARSAYLSGAPMSPQSRFDALAEQGGPRPDAGQGDRSRPGTVPEGPGEAGRS, encoded by the coding sequence GTGAACGGCTGGAACGTGCTCGCCGGGGTGCTGCTCGGCGCGGGCACCCTGCTGATCGGGATCACCGGGCTCGGCATGCTACGGCTGCCCGACGTCTACAACCGGATGAACGCGGTGGCGAAGGCGGCCAGCCTGGGTCTGGTGCTCATCCTGCTCGGCGCGCTGACCCTGCTGCCCAGCCCACGGACCGCGGTGGTGGTGACCCTGGCCGTACTGCTGCAGGTGGTCACCGCGCCGGTCGGCGGGTACGCGCTGGCCCGGTCGGCCTACCTGTCCGGTGCGCCGATGAGCCCGCAGAGCAGGTTCGACGCCCTCGCCGAGCAGGGCGGGCCCCGGCCCGACGCGGGACAGGGAGACCGGTCACGGCCGGGCACCGTGCCGGAGGGACCGGGGGAGGCCGGCCGGTCGTAG
- a CDS encoding helix-turn-helix domain-containing protein, with protein sequence MSPTHTAVTTSAAQLEPCGRAEHPDCGIRDVLDRLGDRWSVLVVVELAAGPRRFRQLQRSIDGISQRMLTLTVRRLERDGLVTRTVYPTVPAQVDYRLTDVGASLTHLVKALADWSLAHRPVIAAARQRYDDRAGDHLAG encoded by the coding sequence ATGTCACCCACGCACACCGCGGTAACCACCTCGGCCGCACAGCTGGAGCCGTGTGGGCGCGCCGAGCACCCCGACTGCGGCATCCGCGACGTGCTGGACCGGCTCGGCGACCGGTGGTCGGTCCTGGTCGTGGTCGAGTTGGCGGCCGGGCCCCGGCGCTTCCGCCAGCTGCAACGGTCGATCGACGGCATCTCGCAGCGCATGCTCACGCTCACCGTCCGCCGGCTGGAGCGGGACGGGCTGGTGACCCGTACGGTCTATCCGACCGTCCCCGCCCAGGTCGACTACCGGCTGACCGACGTCGGCGCCAGCCTGACCCACCTGGTCAAGGCGCTGGCCGACTGGTCACTCGCGCACCGACCGGTGATCGCCGCCGCCCGCCAGCGCTACGACGACCGCGCCGGCGATCACCTGGCCGGCTGA
- a CDS encoding monovalent cation/H+ antiporter subunit D family protein has translation MNAPLPLVGPIVLPLVVAGLLLAVPRRLTLHRIGWLGTGVAVLAQGGMLLAATRRGEVLTERIGGWPAGFAITLAADTFSALMVTVVALVVLLCGVFAIGSGDDRRPYLVPLALMTSAGAFGAFLTADLFNLFVLIEVMLVPSYVLLTAGAGRERTVAGRIYVTVNLLASTILLAGVGLVYAVAGTVDLGELAGSASRDGALALAGTVVLLALAVKAAVVPLHGWLPRSYPYAPPVVTALFSGVLTKVGGYAIVRIVAVVYDGAVDYRWVIGLAAAVTMVIGVLGALGETTMRSVLAFHMVSQIGYLLIGLAVFNPAALTAAIFFLVQYILVKAALFLCAGAVVVGYGTDKLDRLGGLATVHRLLALAFIGAGLSLAGMPPFSGFLAKFLLLRAAVANGDYLLFAVAVLVSLGTLISMIKIWDLAFWGEPTPAPVDHGGRPSASVNPAGQPSVSANSAARTDDVPPRMTTWLTGPAVLLAALTLLLGPAAQPLLGLAATAADGLIDPSAYVEAVTGR, from the coding sequence ATGAATGCGCCGCTGCCGCTGGTCGGTCCGATCGTGCTGCCACTGGTCGTGGCCGGGCTGCTGCTGGCCGTACCGCGTCGGTTGACGCTGCACCGGATCGGCTGGCTGGGCACGGGCGTGGCAGTGCTCGCCCAGGGCGGAATGCTGCTGGCCGCGACCCGCCGTGGTGAGGTGCTGACCGAGCGGATCGGTGGCTGGCCGGCAGGCTTCGCGATCACCCTGGCGGCGGACACCTTCAGCGCGCTGATGGTCACGGTCGTGGCGCTGGTCGTGCTGCTGTGCGGGGTCTTCGCCATCGGTTCCGGTGACGACCGGCGACCGTATCTGGTCCCGCTGGCGCTGATGACCAGCGCCGGCGCGTTCGGGGCGTTCCTGACCGCCGACCTGTTCAACCTGTTCGTGCTGATCGAGGTCATGCTGGTGCCGTCGTACGTACTGCTGACCGCCGGCGCCGGCCGGGAGCGGACAGTGGCCGGGCGGATCTACGTGACCGTCAACCTGCTCGCCTCCACGATCCTGCTGGCCGGGGTGGGGCTGGTCTACGCCGTCGCCGGCACCGTCGATCTCGGCGAACTGGCCGGGTCGGCCAGCCGCGACGGCGCGCTGGCCCTGGCCGGCACAGTGGTGCTGCTCGCCCTGGCGGTGAAGGCCGCGGTGGTGCCGCTGCACGGCTGGCTGCCCCGCAGCTACCCGTACGCGCCACCGGTGGTCACCGCGTTGTTCTCCGGCGTCCTCACCAAGGTCGGTGGGTATGCGATCGTCCGGATCGTGGCGGTGGTCTATGACGGCGCGGTCGACTACCGGTGGGTGATCGGGCTGGCCGCCGCCGTGACCATGGTGATCGGCGTCCTCGGGGCGCTCGGCGAGACCACGATGCGTTCGGTGCTCGCGTTCCACATGGTCAGCCAGATCGGCTACCTGCTGATCGGGCTGGCGGTGTTCAACCCGGCCGCGCTCACTGCGGCGATCTTCTTCCTGGTGCAGTACATCCTGGTCAAGGCGGCGTTGTTCCTCTGCGCCGGGGCGGTGGTGGTCGGCTACGGCACCGATAAGCTGGACCGGCTCGGCGGGCTGGCCACGGTGCACCGGCTGCTCGCCCTGGCCTTCATAGGTGCGGGGCTGTCGCTGGCCGGGATGCCGCCGTTTTCCGGGTTCCTGGCCAAGTTCCTGCTGCTGCGGGCAGCGGTCGCCAACGGCGACTATCTGCTGTTCGCCGTCGCGGTGCTGGTCAGCCTCGGCACACTCATCTCGATGATCAAGATTTGGGATCTGGCGTTCTGGGGTGAACCCACGCCCGCACCGGTGGACCATGGTGGCCGCCCGTCGGCCTCCGTGAACCCGGCCGGCCAACCTTCGGTGTCCGCGAACTCGGCCGCCCGTACCGACGACGTGCCGCCGCGGATGACCACCTGGCTGACCGGGCCGGCGGTGCTGCTCGCGGCCCTCACCCTGCTGCTGGGTCCGGCCGCGCAGCCTTTGCTCGGCCTGGCGGCGACCGCCGCCGACGGACTGATCGACCCGAGCGCCTATGTGGAGGCGGTGACCGGACGTTGA
- a CDS encoding VTT domain-containing protein, with protein sequence MRRLWQALREPAVARFAALLALIAGCGLLVLLIPRPDLAALSGLPDRLGLAAPVLAVVGGALLLTVLVPRTFITLTWGALFGPVAGAGYSLAAATLAALIGFGVGRWLGREYVASRTSAAPAGGLASRTGRVRLRLAQLDRWFTTQSVLGVVTVRLLPVSGFGMVSLGYGTTGVRLTPFLIGSVLASAPTAVGYAVIGAAVVAPGEVNWLAAAPAGLGAAATVVLLLRWRRAVRASAAAARVPDHDVTAPARDRAGSDGDVTASA encoded by the coding sequence ATGAGGCGGCTGTGGCAGGCGCTGCGCGAACCGGCGGTGGCCCGGTTCGCGGCCCTGCTCGCGCTGATCGCCGGCTGCGGACTGCTGGTGCTGCTGATCCCCCGGCCCGACCTGGCGGCCCTGTCCGGCCTGCCGGACCGGCTCGGCCTGGCCGCACCGGTGCTGGCCGTGGTGGGCGGCGCGCTGCTGCTGACCGTCCTGGTGCCCCGGACCTTCATCACGCTGACCTGGGGTGCGCTGTTCGGCCCGGTGGCCGGGGCCGGCTACAGCCTGGCAGCGGCGACGCTGGCGGCGCTGATCGGCTTCGGTGTCGGCCGCTGGCTCGGCCGCGAGTACGTCGCCAGCCGCACCTCGGCGGCGCCGGCGGGCGGCCTGGCCAGCCGGACCGGTCGGGTCCGGCTGCGGCTGGCCCAGCTGGACCGGTGGTTCACCACTCAGAGCGTGCTGGGCGTGGTGACGGTCCGGCTGTTGCCGGTCAGCGGCTTCGGGATGGTCAGCCTCGGCTACGGCACCACCGGGGTCCGGCTGACCCCGTTCCTGATCGGCAGCGTACTGGCGTCGGCGCCGACCGCAGTCGGCTACGCGGTGATCGGCGCGGCCGTGGTCGCCCCCGGTGAGGTCAACTGGCTGGCCGCCGCGCCCGCCGGACTGGGCGCGGCGGCCACCGTCGTCCTGCTGCTGCGCTGGCGCCGCGCGGTCCGCGCCAGTGCCGCCGCCGCCCGCGTCCCAGACCACGATGTCACCGCGCCGGCGCGGGACCGGGCCGGGTCCGACGGCGACGTCACCGCCTCGGCGTAG
- a CDS encoding Na+/H+ antiporter subunit E — protein MLHWPVRTLRRAGRVLSFVGYFTGRLVVANVVVAREIVTPGSGLSPGIVEFPLRTRTSTEMVLMALAVGLTPGTLTVAVRPQPPTLFVHGMHAEDPQRFRAELARLQDHLLPAARPVDRDDPGDRDDRADQPEGADR, from the coding sequence CTGCTGCACTGGCCGGTCCGGACGCTGCGCCGGGCCGGGCGGGTGCTGAGCTTCGTCGGCTACTTCACCGGCCGCCTGGTGGTGGCGAACGTCGTCGTCGCCCGGGAGATCGTCACGCCGGGCAGCGGGCTGTCGCCGGGGATCGTCGAGTTCCCGCTGCGGACCCGGACCAGCACCGAGATGGTGCTGATGGCGCTGGCCGTCGGGCTGACCCCGGGCACGCTCACCGTGGCGGTCCGCCCGCAACCGCCGACCCTGTTCGTGCACGGCATGCACGCCGAGGACCCGCAGCGGTTCCGCGCCGAACTCGCCCGGCTGCAGGACCACCTGCTGCCCGCCGCCCGCCCGGTCGACCGGGACGACCCGGGGGACCGGGACGACCGGGCCGACCAGCCGGAGGGAGCCGACCGGTGA
- a CDS encoding monovalent cation/H+ antiporter complex subunit F, with protein MTGLDLVLAVLALAMAAAIIRLVIGPTDADRAAAVDFGFFVFIAGVAVLAARLRIAELLDIVLTATLVGFLATVALARLVHRRSR; from the coding sequence GTGACCGGACTCGACCTCGTCCTCGCCGTCCTGGCCCTGGCGATGGCGGCGGCGATCATCCGCCTGGTGATCGGCCCGACCGACGCCGACCGCGCCGCCGCCGTCGACTTCGGCTTCTTCGTCTTCATCGCCGGGGTCGCCGTCCTCGCCGCCCGGCTGCGGATCGCCGAACTGCTCGACATCGTGCTGACCGCGACCCTGGTCGGGTTCCTCGCCACGGTCGCGCTCGCCCGCCTGGTGCATCGGAGGAGCCGGTGA
- the leuS gene encoding leucine--tRNA ligase — protein sequence MSEAVETAADTPPFRYTAAMAGEIERRWQQRWERDGTFHAPNPVGPLADPAHPRADAEKLFLLDMFPYPSGAGLHVGHPLGFIGTDCYGRYQRMAGRNVLHAMGFDAFGLPAEQYAVQTGQHPRTTTEANIERYRAQLRMLGLAHDDRRSVATTDVEFYRWTQWIFLQVFNSWYDTEAGRARPVSELIAAYESGRRATPDGRAWSELTDRERRELVDAHRLAYVSEAPVNWCPGLGTVLANEEVTADGRSERGNFPVFKRNLRQWMMRITTYADRLLTDLDLLDWPEPIKLMQRNWIGRSTGAHIVFPTDAAPIEVFTTRPDTVFGATYMVLAPEHALVDELVPTAWPEGTRPAWTGGHATPAEAVEAYRKQAAGRTDAERQAETRDKSGVFVGAYATNPVNGARLPIFIADYVLAGYGTGAIMAVPAQDERDWDFAEVFDLPIVRTVTPPADFTGKAYTGDGPAMNSDFLNGLGVTEAKERIIAWLEAGGHGRGAVTYRLRDWLFSRQRYWGEPFPIVYDETGLPIPLPEEMLPLELPEIDDFSPRTFDPDDAASDPETPLSRAADWVEVELDLTGVPGAPAGRRSYRRETNTMPQWAGSCWYELRYADPANADAFVDPANERYWMGPASATDCGGVDLYVGGVEHAVLHLLYARFWHKVLFDLGHVSSVEPFRRLFNQGYIQAYAYTDARGAYVDAAAVTERDGGWFHGETAVNREYGKMGKSLRNVVTPDEMCEAYGADTFRVYEMSMGPLEVSRPWETRAVVGSYRFLQRVWRALVDEHTGASRVTDAPAADEVRRLTHRIVDGVRADMDGLRFNTAIAKLIELTNALTRLPATPREAAEPLVLMLAPFAPHVAEELWQRLGHTGSLTYADFPSADPALLRAASVIYPVQVAGKVRGRVEVPAEAAEDEVRAAALAAVAEHLAGRTPRKVIVVPGRMVSVVP from the coding sequence ATGAGCGAGGCAGTCGAGACCGCGGCGGACACCCCACCGTTCCGGTACACCGCCGCGATGGCCGGCGAGATCGAGCGACGGTGGCAGCAGCGGTGGGAGCGTGACGGCACCTTCCACGCGCCCAACCCGGTCGGCCCGCTGGCCGACCCGGCCCACCCGCGCGCCGACGCCGAGAAGCTCTTCCTGCTGGACATGTTCCCGTACCCGTCCGGCGCGGGCCTGCACGTCGGCCACCCGCTGGGCTTCATCGGCACCGACTGCTACGGCCGCTACCAGCGGATGGCCGGCCGCAACGTGCTGCACGCGATGGGCTTCGACGCCTTCGGCCTGCCCGCCGAGCAGTACGCGGTGCAGACCGGCCAGCACCCGCGGACCACCACCGAGGCCAACATCGAACGTTACCGGGCCCAGCTGCGGATGCTGGGGCTGGCCCACGACGACCGGCGGTCGGTGGCCACCACCGACGTGGAGTTCTACCGCTGGACCCAGTGGATCTTCCTGCAGGTCTTCAACTCGTGGTACGACACCGAGGCCGGCAGGGCCCGGCCGGTCAGTGAGCTGATCGCCGCGTACGAGTCGGGTCGGCGCGCCACCCCGGACGGGCGCGCCTGGTCCGAGCTGACCGACCGGGAACGCCGCGAACTGGTCGACGCGCACCGGCTGGCGTACGTCTCCGAGGCGCCGGTCAACTGGTGCCCCGGTCTGGGCACCGTGCTGGCCAACGAGGAGGTCACCGCCGACGGCCGGTCCGAGCGCGGCAACTTCCCGGTCTTCAAGCGCAACCTGCGGCAGTGGATGATGCGGATCACCACCTACGCCGACCGGCTGCTGACCGACCTGGACCTGCTGGACTGGCCCGAGCCGATCAAGCTGATGCAGCGCAACTGGATCGGCCGGTCCACCGGCGCGCACATCGTCTTCCCGACCGACGCCGCGCCGATCGAGGTCTTCACCACCCGGCCGGACACCGTCTTCGGCGCCACCTACATGGTGCTGGCCCCGGAGCATGCCCTGGTCGACGAGCTGGTGCCGACCGCCTGGCCGGAGGGCACCCGGCCGGCGTGGACCGGCGGGCACGCCACCCCGGCCGAGGCGGTCGAGGCGTACCGCAAGCAGGCGGCCGGGCGCACCGACGCCGAACGGCAGGCCGAGACCCGCGACAAGTCCGGCGTCTTCGTCGGCGCGTACGCCACCAACCCGGTCAACGGCGCCCGGCTGCCGATCTTCATCGCCGACTACGTGCTGGCCGGCTACGGCACCGGGGCGATCATGGCGGTGCCGGCGCAGGACGAGCGGGACTGGGACTTCGCCGAGGTGTTCGACCTGCCGATCGTGCGGACCGTGACACCGCCGGCGGACTTCACCGGCAAGGCGTACACCGGTGACGGGCCGGCGATGAACAGCGACTTCCTGAACGGTCTGGGCGTGACCGAGGCCAAGGAACGGATCATCGCCTGGCTGGAGGCGGGCGGCCACGGCCGGGGCGCGGTCACCTACCGACTGCGGGACTGGCTGTTCAGCCGGCAGCGCTACTGGGGCGAGCCGTTCCCGATCGTCTACGACGAGACCGGACTGCCGATCCCGCTGCCGGAGGAGATGCTGCCGCTGGAGCTGCCCGAGATCGACGACTTTTCGCCGCGTACCTTCGACCCCGACGACGCCGCATCCGACCCGGAGACGCCGCTGTCGCGGGCCGCCGACTGGGTCGAGGTGGAGCTGGACCTGACCGGGGTGCCGGGTGCGCCGGCCGGCCGGCGGAGCTACCGCCGGGAGACCAACACGATGCCGCAGTGGGCCGGCTCCTGCTGGTACGAGCTGCGCTACGCCGACCCGGCCAACGCCGACGCCTTCGTGGACCCGGCCAACGAGCGGTACTGGATGGGACCGGCGTCGGCGACCGACTGCGGCGGTGTCGACCTGTACGTCGGCGGGGTCGAGCACGCCGTGCTGCACCTGCTGTACGCCCGGTTCTGGCACAAGGTGCTGTTCGATCTGGGGCACGTGTCCAGCGTCGAGCCGTTCCGCCGGCTGTTCAACCAGGGCTACATCCAGGCGTACGCGTACACCGACGCGCGCGGCGCGTACGTCGACGCGGCGGCGGTGACCGAGCGCGACGGCGGCTGGTTCCACGGCGAAACCGCGGTCAACCGCGAGTACGGCAAGATGGGTAAGAGCCTGCGCAACGTGGTCACCCCGGACGAGATGTGCGAGGCGTACGGCGCCGACACGTTCCGGGTGTACGAAATGTCGATGGGCCCGCTGGAGGTCTCCCGTCCCTGGGAGACCCGGGCGGTCGTCGGTTCGTACCGGTTCCTGCAGCGGGTGTGGCGGGCCCTGGTCGACGAGCACACCGGCGCGTCCCGGGTGACCGACGCGCCCGCCGCCGACGAGGTCCGCCGGCTGACGCACCGGATCGTCGACGGTGTCCGCGCCGACATGGACGGGCTGCGGTTCAACACGGCGATCGCGAAGCTGATCGAGCTGACCAACGCGCTGACCCGGCTGCCCGCGACGCCCCGGGAGGCGGCCGAGCCGCTGGTCCTGATGCTGGCGCCGTTCGCCCCGCACGTCGCCGAGGAACTGTGGCAGCGGCTCGGCCACACCGGTTCGCTGACCTACGCCGACTTCCCGTCGGCCGACCCGGCGCTGCTGCGGGCCGCGTCGGTGATCTACCCGGTGCAGGTGGCCGGCAAGGTGCGGGGCCGCGTCGAGGTGCCGGCCGAGGCCGCCGAGGACGAGGTACGGGCCGCCGCTTTGGCCGCCGTCGCCGAGCACCTGGCCGGCCGTACGCCGCGCAAGGTGATCGTGGTCCCGGGCCGGATGGTCAGCGTGGTCCCCTGA